The proteins below are encoded in one region of Pelecanus crispus isolate bPelCri1 chromosome 4, bPelCri1.pri, whole genome shotgun sequence:
- the HAUS3 gene encoding HAUS augmin-like complex subunit 3, whose amino-acid sequence MSCGNDFVETLKKIGYPKADELTGEDFDWLFESSEEKSFLEWFCGNVNEQHVVSEKELQDFDSLLESGKPILEGNALDEVLKTLKPMDSKNSSQKEEEEEEEELKKLEDELQDLQKLKKLQIHRHNKLQMMVSANSHMLQTLKSKEEEAHKDLKEGLEVFTAANNKLNNELLSLTDAAKKLASFFTASDSEQGSCPHPVFFSQLSLDRYLSQEEQSTAALTLYIKKHFYQGMPEWVEKSHDDSFQLTDITKQVTCDETNEVCEEHQEIARLQTAYICAQHQLIQMQAKEASMNSAIKCAESMLQSFKNKDIGKQENLDAKISSLNDEISTIQQEITQINNEELLPLLKENARLLSAPVVKGYLDHQIARQDYHASRQDEISRHLIRQKASFELIELAFEMELKKHKEICCQLENLVESLKQSSNELQQRLQVITEQTQHAKPRNTISSEDGFSCRLYQLLEGENKKQQLFKTYKSLEQMAQQLKQDCATVQDQLAASSQEQSLLLSKLQSDVDTLHDALYHGGNQLQLSSRELTEQFHQLEVDLNKLNQLLMDLIADVKSKRNFLESSKLHQMERNLYVYFFKDEDHLKEMVEKLEQQSEAKASGLED is encoded by the exons atgaGCTGTGGAAATGATTTTGTGGAAACTCTTAAGAAAATTGGATATCCAAAAGCTGATGAACTTACTGGAGAAGATTTTGACTGGCTGTTTGAGTCTTCAGAAGAGAAATCGTTCCTGGAGTGGTTTTGTGGGAATGTAAATGAGCAGCATGTGGTATCTGAAAAAGAACTGCAAGATTTTGATAGTCTTCTTGAGTCTGGTAAGCCCATTTTGGAAGGAAATGCACTGGATGAAGTCCTTAAAACCTTGAAGCCGATGGATTCAAAGAACAGCAGccaaaaggaggaggaagaagaggaggaggaactgAAGAAATTAGAGGATGAGCTTCAAGAtcttcagaagttaaaaaaactTCAAATTCATCGGCATAATAAGCTTCAAATGATGGTTTCTGCAAACAGCCATATGttacaaacattaaaaagcaaagaggaagaagcaCATAAAGATTTGAAAGAAGGACTGGAAGTGTTTACTGCAGCAAATAATAAGCTTAATAATGAACTGCTGTCTCTTACGGATGCAGCTAAGAAATTGGcctctttcttcactgcttCAGATTCAGAACAAGGGTCGTGTCCACATccagtgtttttttcccaactttCTTTAGACAGGTATTTGTCTCAGGAAGAACAAAGCACCGCAGCACTTACCTTGTacataaaaaaacatttttatcaagGTATGCCTGAATGGGTTGAAAAGTCACATGACGACAGCTTTCAGCTTACCGATATAACCAAACAAGTCACTTGTGATGAGACTAATGAAGTTTGTGAAGAGCATCAAGAGATTGCCAGGCTCCAAACAGCATATATTTGTGCTCAACATCAGCTAATTCAAATGCAAGCTAAAGAGGCGAGCATGAATTCAGCTATAAAATGTGCGGAGAGCATGCTACAGTCCTTCAAGAACAAG GATattggaaaacaagaaaacctcGATGCCAAAATATCTAGTTTAAATGATGAAATTTCAACAATTCAACAAGAAATAACTCAGATAAACAATGAAGAGCTGCTTCCCCTTCTGAAAGAGAATGCACGGCTTTTGAGCGCGCCGGTGGTGAAAGGATACTTGGATCATCAGATTGCTCGGCAGGACTATCATGCTTCAAGACAAGATGAAATAAGCAGGCACTTGATAAGACAGAAAGCATCATTTGAACTCATTGAGCTAGCCTTTGAAATGGAGTTGAAGAAACATAAGGAGATCTGCTGTCAACTTGAGAATTTGGTAGAATCTCTGAAGCAGAGCAGTAATGAGTTGCAACAGAGACTACAGGTGATTACTGAGCAAACTCAACACGCAAAGCCAAGAAACACTATTAGTTCAGAGGATGGTTTCTCTTGCAG GCTATATCAGCttctggaaggagaaaataaaaaacaacaattgtttaaaacatacaaaagcCTGGAGCAGATGGCTCAGCAGTTAAAGCAGGACTGTGCTACAGTACAAGATCAGCTAGCAGCATCTTCTCAAGAACAGTCTCTCCTTTTGTCCAAGCTACAAAGTGATGTAGATACTCTTCATGATGCTCTGTATCATGGAGGAAATCAGTTACAACTCAGTAGTCGG GAACTTACCGAGCAATTTCATCAACTGGAAGTTGATTTAAATAAACTAAATCAACTCCTGATGGATCTGATTGCTGATGTGAAGTCAAAGAGAAACTTTTTAGAGTCCAGTAAGCTACATCAGATGGAAAGAAActtgtatgtgtattttttcaaagacGAAGACCACTTGAAAGAGATGGTGGAGAAGCTTGAGCAGCAGTCTGAGGCTAAAGCCAGTGGTCTGGAAGATTAG